In Geminocystis sp. NIES-3708, a single window of DNA contains:
- a CDS encoding cupin domain-containing protein → MNGEYWIKKLDLQKHPEGGYYRETYRSNDIINQDKSLTRYNDVRNISTAIYYLLLGQEFSAFHKLKSDEIFHFYGGSFLRVHLINNEGEYHQFKLGNNPENGQVLQLIIPHGYWFASEVGESNSYSLIGCTVSPGFHFADFTLGNKEQLIILYPHLSDLISKFTYN, encoded by the coding sequence ATGAATGGGGAATATTGGATTAAAAAACTAGATTTACAAAAACATCCTGAAGGAGGCTATTATCGAGAAACTTATCGTAGTAATGATATTATTAATCAGGATAAATCTTTAACAAGATATAATGATGTTAGAAATATTAGTACTGCTATTTACTACCTTTTATTAGGGCAAGAATTTTCTGCTTTTCATAAATTAAAAAGTGACGAGATTTTTCATTTTTATGGTGGTTCATTTTTGAGAGTTCATCTAATAAATAATGAAGGAGAATATCATCAATTTAAACTAGGAAATAATCCTGAAAATGGTCAAGTTCTACAGTTAATTATTCCTCATGGTTATTGGTTTGCTTCTGAAGTTGGAGAATCTAATTCTTATAGTTTAATTGGTTGTACTGTTTCTCCCGGATTTCATTTTGCTGATTTTACATTAGGGAATAAAGAACAATTAATTATTTTATATCCTCATTTAAGTGATCTTATTAGCAAGTTCACTTATAACTAA
- a CDS encoding CpeR family transcriptional regulator, protein MSNRTLAVKINPSLATKKLQTWIKSRHLICSGNFFVLETVEYSMIERFEEYITILGGSLISVESIKKVPMGNHRQVILYQVKASLHTPNHQLKEYWQRYGAISSKFEQR, encoded by the coding sequence ATGAGTAATCGTACCTTAGCGGTGAAAATAAACCCTAGTTTAGCCACTAAAAAACTGCAAACTTGGATAAAAAGTCGGCATTTAATTTGCTCAGGAAACTTTTTTGTTTTGGAAACAGTAGAATATTCTATGATTGAGCGTTTTGAGGAATATATCACCATATTAGGTGGCAGTCTAATTTCTGTTGAATCTATCAAAAAAGTACCGATGGGAAACCATCGCCAAGTAATTCTCTACCAAGTTAAAGCCAGTTTACATACTCCTAATCATCAACTCAAAGAATATTGGCAAAGATATGGTGCTATTTCCAGTAAATTTGAGCAACGATGA
- a CDS encoding phycobilisome linker polypeptide has translation MSLQQAANLGISLFEDANIIERKPNDSDERISQIINAAYRQVLGNSYIMSSERLVNAESRFRNGQLSVRDFVRAIANSDLYRQRFFEPSPRYRFTELNFKHLLGRTPENQEEMRYHSDILDTLGYEADIDAYLDSDEYSEAYGDNIVPYYRGYKTDNNRTMVEFTHLFAMLRGAASSDSNKSPVIHKSVLTQTPLSVIPPSGGAAGAGWAFQDTPLTSATRQGVGAGDDGKIYRVEVTGYRAKVYNSFPKYRRPNKVYMVPFNKLFQLYQTIHKQGASVASVTPVN, from the coding sequence ATGTCTTTACAACAGGCGGCAAATCTAGGTATTAGCCTATTTGAAGATGCTAATATTATTGAAAGAAAACCCAATGATTCTGATGAGAGAATTTCACAGATTATCAATGCTGCTTATCGTCAAGTGCTTGGTAATTCATATATCATGTCTAGTGAAAGACTTGTTAATGCTGAATCTCGCTTCAGAAATGGACAGTTAAGCGTTCGTGATTTTGTCCGTGCGATCGCCAACTCTGATTTATACCGTCAGCGCTTTTTTGAGCCTTCACCTCGTTATCGCTTTACTGAACTAAATTTTAAACATCTTTTAGGTCGTACACCTGAAAATCAAGAAGAAATGAGATATCATAGCGATATTTTAGACACCCTTGGTTATGAAGCTGATATTGACGCTTACCTTGACAGTGACGAATATAGCGAAGCTTATGGGGATAATATTGTGCCTTACTATCGTGGTTACAAAACCGATAATAATCGTACGATGGTGGAATTCACTCATTTATTTGCGATGCTAAGAGGTGCGGCTAGTAGCGATTCAAACAAATCTCCTGTAATTCACAAAAGCGTTTTAACTCAAACTCCTCTGTCAGTAATTCCTCCTTCTGGTGGTGCAGCTGGTGCTGGTTGGGCATTCCAAGACACTCCTTTAACTTCTGCCACTCGTCAAGGTGTGGGTGCTGGAGATGATGGGAAAATTTACAGAGTGGAAGTTACTGGCTATCGAGCAAAAGTATATAATTCTTTCCCTAAATATCGTCGTCCTAATAAAGTTTATATGGTTCCTTTTAATAAGTTATTTCAACTTTATCAAACCATCCATAAACAAGGTGCTAGTGTCGCTAGTGTAACCCCTGTTAACTAA
- a CDS encoding acetyltransferase, with product MSEVVNKEASKAEIEEIILEMEQYRERLVNDILQMGKKIKLSQKAVDKNITEHPEIAKIDAILEHLRSQ from the coding sequence ATGTCAGAAGTAGTGAACAAAGAAGCATCAAAAGCAGAAATTGAGGAGATTATTCTGGAAATGGAACAATATAGAGAAAGACTTGTAAATGACATATTACAAATGGGCAAAAAAATCAAGTTATCTCAAAAAGCAGTAGATAAAAATATTACTGAACATCCAGAAATAGCTAAAATAGATGCAATTTTAGAACATCTTCGTTCTCAATAA
- a CDS encoding HEAT repeat domain-containing protein produces the protein MDINQIKIKLASQDFQDRLDGVTALGEINEDAAIPLLISMTKDSQFLVRSFVAMILGKKKTAESMVTLLEMLKFDQDTNVRSEACNALSFFGDVSIPHLQQAFHQDDNWLVRLSILAAFMDLNCYDQLFDICLCGIAGDDEAVRETSISALGQLAGSFKETEALNQLLTMVNNPSWRIRMKVAKALSYFNDSKAQEALNLLKKDEDHRVVGAVLEKVIINNGQ, from the coding sequence ATGGATATTAATCAAATTAAAATTAAATTAGCTTCTCAAGATTTTCAGGATCGACTCGATGGAGTTACAGCCCTTGGAGAGATAAACGAAGATGCGGCTATTCCGTTGCTAATTAGTATGACAAAAGATTCACAATTTTTGGTACGTTCTTTTGTTGCCATGATATTAGGGAAAAAGAAAACCGCAGAGTCTATGGTTACATTGTTAGAAATGCTTAAATTTGATCAAGACACCAATGTGAGATCTGAAGCTTGTAATGCTCTTTCTTTTTTTGGAGATGTATCGATACCTCATTTACAACAGGCTTTTCACCAAGATGATAATTGGTTAGTGCGTTTAAGTATTTTAGCCGCTTTCATGGATTTGAATTGTTATGATCAATTATTTGATATTTGCCTATGTGGCATTGCAGGTGATGATGAGGCTGTGAGAGAAACTTCTATTAGTGCTTTAGGGCAATTAGCAGGAAGTTTTAAAGAAACAGAGGCTTTAAACCAACTTTTAACAATGGTTAATAATCCTTCTTGGCGTATTAGGATGAAAGTAGCAAAAGCGTTAAGTTATTTTAACGATTCTAAGGCTCAAGAGGCACTCAATTTATTAAAAAAAGATGAAGATCATCGAGTGGTAGGGGCTGTTTTAGAAAAAGTTATCATCAACAATGGGCAATAA
- a CDS encoding VOC family protein, protein MDNPNCFLDEYLLIKRPCLTVGDLSKSLSIYRDILGFQLIYQSKADSNSYLYSVFNLPQSASLTFAALSTKDNPRALALTEVKGVELSSSPLTYSCALVIQVSALTKKIEQLEQLNLFIAPPNHFTTENNLSFTEQAFCDYDGHRIMLYEQKPE, encoded by the coding sequence ATGGATAATCCAAATTGTTTTTTAGATGAATATTTATTAATCAAACGTCCTTGTTTAACGGTGGGTGATTTAAGCAAATCTCTTTCTATTTATCGAGATATTTTAGGATTTCAATTAATTTATCAAAGTAAAGCGGATAGTAATTCTTACCTTTATTCTGTGTTTAATTTACCTCAGTCAGCATCCTTAACTTTTGCGGCGTTAAGTACTAAAGATAATCCCAGAGCGTTAGCTTTAACGGAAGTAAAAGGGGTTGAACTTTCTTCCTCTCCATTAACTTATAGTTGTGCTTTGGTAATTCAAGTTTCAGCATTAACAAAAAAGATAGAACAACTTGAACAATTAAATCTTTTTATCGCACCCCCAAATCATTTTACCACTGAGAATAATCTTTCTTTTACAGAACAGGCTTTTTGTGATTATGACGGACATCGGATTATGCTATATGAGCAAAAACCTGAATAA
- a CDS encoding IS982 family transposase — MFNLDYLFCHVDDFCQQFETQWQQKLLSHGAVTRLRAKSLCLSEIMTILIAFHQNHYRNFKHFYLNHVQQYWFDAFPKLPSYQRFIQWVPSTVIPLCVYLKHCFGNCTGISFIDSTKIQMCHNRRISRHKVFQDLGARGKTSVDWFFGFKLHLVVNELGEILHMSLTGGNVDDRKPVIDLLQKLWGKVFADGGYVSQKLTTKLLKDYGIEFFAKRKRNMKNKLMRLHDKLLSRKRLIVETINDQLKNISQIEHSRHRSPINFCVNLLCGLIAYSHQAKKPSLRLEWLLPQSA; from the coding sequence ATGTTTAATTTAGACTATTTATTTTGTCATGTCGATGATTTCTGCCAACAATTTGAGACTCAATGGCAACAAAAGCTCTTATCTCATGGAGCTGTTACTCGTCTTAGAGCCAAAAGTCTTTGTCTAAGTGAAATTATGACCATCCTTATCGCTTTCCATCAGAACCATTACCGTAATTTCAAACATTTTTATCTCAATCACGTTCAACAATATTGGTTCGATGCTTTTCCAAAACTACCTAGTTATCAACGTTTTATTCAATGGGTACCATCAACTGTCATTCCTTTGTGTGTTTATCTCAAACATTGCTTTGGCAATTGTACAGGGATTAGTTTTATTGATTCTACGAAGATTCAAATGTGTCATAATCGACGTATTTCACGACATAAGGTATTTCAGGATTTAGGGGCGAGAGGAAAAACCTCTGTGGATTGGTTTTTTGGTTTTAAACTTCATCTAGTAGTCAATGAACTGGGAGAAATTCTCCATATGAGTCTGACTGGGGGAAATGTGGATGACCGAAAACCAGTAATTGATCTTCTCCAAAAACTTTGGGGTAAAGTGTTTGCTGATGGAGGTTATGTATCTCAAAAATTAACGACCAAACTTTTGAAAGATTACGGAATCGAGTTTTTTGCCAAGAGGAAACGTAACATGAAAAACAAATTAATGCGTCTTCACGACAAATTACTATCTCGTAAGCGATTGATTGTCGAAACCATTAATGATCAATTAAAGAATATCTCACAAATAGAACATTCACGCCATCGTTCACCAATAAATTTTTGTGTCAACTTATTATGTGGATTAATCGCATATTCTCACCAAGCAAAAAAGCCGAGTCTCCGTTTAGAATGGCTTTTACCTCAATCTGCTTAA
- a CDS encoding HEAT repeat domain-containing protein: MDKRFSNLFQITEEQAIKLLQTPLEQLEDKSDRYAAASHLVRFKSDRSIKALIEAIAVCDDQMYNQITKRKAIETLGRFKAEEAFEIICSCLGDHDCYTVENAVWAIGEIGTKDKAILNKITEILSKPNQNYRVVIQVLAKLDYHLAVEAIKPFIEDKDQSIASAALSAIIRLTGDNSYTERIVELLQSDSVNVRRACIQDLMDIKYFDSIGAIASCPVSIVFRLRAIRALGETAIDEGFKSFAEIEPYLDQVIRDHPNDLQLVHEYDQPPSLEFLINELYHTDFGRCYLATKTILDNYADVAGEALINTYKESAHNDYGAHYHVIKLFGWLKYQPAYDLLLENLFNNAPQFQKSRAASAIALGNLGDERAIEAVEKALITNIFDLKYACLMVLQQWNYPIDSQIAVNESDFLLPYKIQNKANIFPND; the protein is encoded by the coding sequence ATGGATAAGCGTTTTAGTAATCTTTTTCAAATTACGGAAGAACAAGCTATTAAGTTACTTCAAACTCCTCTCGAACAATTGGAGGATAAGAGTGATCGCTATGCTGCGGCATCTCATTTAGTACGTTTTAAAAGTGATCGCAGTATCAAAGCCTTAATAGAGGCGATCGCCGTTTGTGATGATCAAATGTATAATCAGATTACCAAACGCAAAGCCATTGAAACTTTAGGAAGATTCAAAGCTGAAGAAGCATTTGAGATTATTTGCTCTTGTTTAGGAGATCATGATTGTTATACCGTAGAAAATGCCGTATGGGCAATAGGGGAAATTGGCACGAAAGACAAGGCTATTTTAAATAAAATTACAGAAATATTATCTAAACCAAATCAAAATTACCGAGTTGTCATTCAAGTTCTGGCTAAATTAGATTATCATCTTGCCGTTGAAGCCATTAAACCTTTTATTGAGGATAAAGATCAAAGTATTGCTAGTGCGGCATTAAGTGCCATTATCCGTTTAACTGGAGATAATAGTTACACAGAGCGGATTGTTGAATTATTACAGTCTGATAGTGTTAATGTTAGACGTGCTTGTATTCAAGATTTAATGGATATAAAATATTTTGATAGCATTGGGGCAATCGCTTCTTGTCCTGTGTCTATAGTATTTCGTTTACGAGCTATTCGAGCTTTAGGAGAAACTGCCATTGATGAAGGGTTTAAAAGTTTTGCGGAAATAGAACCTTATTTAGATCAAGTAATTAGAGATCATCCAAATGATTTACAATTAGTTCACGAATATGATCAACCTCCATCCTTAGAATTTTTAATCAATGAGCTATATCATACGGATTTTGGTCGTTGTTACCTTGCCACAAAAACCATTTTAGACAATTATGCAGATGTAGCAGGAGAAGCACTGATTAACACTTATAAAGAATCTGCACATAATGACTATGGAGCTCATTATCATGTGATAAAACTTTTTGGGTGGTTAAAATATCAACCAGCTTACGATTTATTATTAGAAAATCTTTTTAATAATGCGCCCCAATTTCAAAAATCCAGAGCGGCAAGTGCGATCGCCTTGGGTAATTTAGGAGATGAAAGAGCGATTGAGGCAGTGGAAAAAGCATTAATAACCAACATTTTTGACCTTAAATATGCTTGTTTAATGGTTTTACAACAGTGGAATTATCCTATTGATTCACAAATTGCCGTCAATGAATCGGACTTTTTACTTCCCTATAAAATACAAAATAAGGCAAATATTTTTCCGAATGACTAA
- a CDS encoding HEAT repeat domain-containing protein, which translates to MDSLFEQLKHPNPNLRDRAMVEIAESRTEETIPRLISLLGEEDVVYRRAAVKTLGLIGFDTIPSVVDSLINSDNVVIKASAGKVLAQIAVNYKDFPFPEEGINALKITMNDPNPVVHIVAIMALGVIGKPVLDILIKALQTTDNIAVSVSIINTLGSINDEKSVNVLTALSKDESQDVYIQESATSALSRLEQLTFFQSK; encoded by the coding sequence ATGGATTCTCTTTTTGAACAACTTAAACATCCTAATCCTAATTTGCGAGATCGAGCAATGGTAGAAATAGCCGAGTCTCGTACTGAAGAAACTATCCCTCGCTTGATCAGTCTTCTTGGTGAAGAAGATGTGGTGTATCGCCGTGCCGCCGTCAAAACTTTAGGGTTGATTGGTTTTGATACTATTCCATCTGTGGTAGATTCCCTAATTAATAGTGACAATGTAGTGATTAAAGCCAGTGCGGGGAAAGTATTAGCACAAATCGCTGTTAATTATAAAGACTTCCCTTTTCCTGAAGAGGGTATCAATGCCCTTAAGATAACAATGAATGATCCTAATCCTGTCGTTCATATTGTGGCAATTATGGCTTTGGGTGTAATTGGTAAACCAGTTCTTGATATTTTAATTAAAGCTCTGCAAACTACTGATAATATAGCTGTATCTGTTTCCATCATTAACACCCTTGGCTCTATTAATGACGAAAAATCCGTCAATGTTTTAACAGCTTTAAGTAAGGATGAATCCCAAGACGTTTATATTCAAGAATCAGCTACAAGTGCTTTATCTCGTTTAGAGCAATTAACCTTTTTTCAGTCAAAATAG
- a CDS encoding bleomycin hydrolase: MKSVITTVISSADAAGRFPSTSDLESVQGSIQRANARLEAAEKLAANLDAVAKEAYDAAIKKYSYLNNAGEANSTPTFKEKCLRDIKHYLRLVNYSLVVGGTGPLDEWGIAGQREVYRTLGLPTAPYVEALSFARNRGCAPRDLSAQALSEYNSLLDYVINSLS; this comes from the coding sequence ATGAAGTCTGTTATTACCACAGTTATTTCCTCTGCTGATGCGGCAGGACGTTTTCCTAGCACCTCCGATTTAGAGTCCGTACAAGGTTCAATTCAACGTGCAAATGCTCGTTTAGAAGCTGCTGAAAAATTAGCTGCTAACCTTGATGCCGTAGCTAAAGAAGCTTACGATGCAGCTATCAAAAAATATTCCTACCTCAACAATGCAGGTGAAGCCAACTCTACTCCTACCTTCAAGGAAAAATGTCTTCGTGACATCAAACACTACTTACGTTTAGTCAACTATTCATTAGTAGTTGGTGGTACAGGTCCTCTTGATGAATGGGGTATTGCTGGTCAACGTGAAGTTTACCGTACTTTAGGTTTACCTACCGCTCCTTATGTTGAAGCTCTTAGCTTTGCTCGTAATCGTGGTTGTGCACCTCGTGATCTTTCAGCTCAGGCTTTAAGTGAATATAATTCTCTCCTTGACTATGTAATTAATTCTTTATCTTAG
- the cpeB gene encoding C-phycoerythrin subunit beta → MLDAFSRAVVSADSKTAPIGGDELNQLRSFIASGNRRLDAVNAIASNASCMVSDAVAGMICENTGLIQAGGNCYPNRRMAACLRDAEIILRYVSYALLAGDASVLDDRCLNGLKETYTALGVPLQSAARAVAIMKAQAAAHIQDNPSEALAGNRLRKMGTPVVEDRCATLVAEASSYFDRVIGALS, encoded by the coding sequence ATGTTAGACGCTTTTTCAAGAGCGGTTGTATCCGCAGACAGTAAAACTGCCCCCATTGGTGGTGATGAATTAAATCAATTACGTAGCTTCATTGCTTCTGGTAATCGTCGTCTTGATGCTGTTAATGCCATTGCTAGTAATGCAAGTTGTATGGTATCTGATGCTGTTGCTGGTATGATTTGTGAAAATACCGGATTAATCCAAGCTGGTGGTAACTGTTACCCTAACCGTCGTATGGCTGCTTGTTTACGTGATGCTGAAATAATCTTACGTTACGTTAGCTATGCACTTTTAGCTGGTGATGCTTCTGTTTTGGATGATCGTTGTTTAAATGGTTTAAAAGAAACCTACACCGCTTTAGGCGTACCTCTTCAGTCTGCTGCTCGTGCAGTAGCGATCATGAAAGCTCAAGCTGCGGCTCACATTCAAGACAATCCAAGTGAAGCTCTTGCAGGTAACAGACTCCGCAAAATGGGAACTCCTGTGGTAGAAGATCGTTGTGCCACTTTAGTAGCTGAAGCTAGTAGCTATTTCGACCGTGTAATTGGTGCTTTAAGCTAA
- a CDS encoding DUF2656 family protein, producing the protein MSHRFFLSHNYSISENIAPPLSSDTFCQVFHEYLPSPWQVIPLSHPHWRCQVITDAPVSTVADSFVKVLVDYRQNQLQKKLPYRILALGGVKNTPANSSDVNTLQQGDWGVDIVEVENAEKFLQSINWDNLIAGRLTEDIFKVISK; encoded by the coding sequence ATGTCCCATCGATTTTTTTTATCCCATAATTATAGTATTTCTGAAAATATTGCTCCTCCTCTTTCTAGTGATACATTTTGTCAAGTGTTTCATGAATATCTACCTTCCCCATGGCAAGTAATTCCTCTTTCTCATCCCCATTGGCGATGTCAAGTGATTACTGATGCACCTGTTTCAACTGTGGCTGATAGTTTCGTTAAAGTTTTGGTTGATTATCGTCAAAATCAATTGCAGAAAAAATTACCCTATCGTATATTGGCTTTGGGAGGCGTAAAAAATACTCCTGCTAACTCTTCTGATGTTAATACTCTTCAACAAGGAGATTGGGGTGTAGATATAGTTGAAGTTGAAAATGCTGAAAAATTTTTACAATCCATTAACTGGGATAATTTGATAGCAGGACGTTTAACAGAGGATATTTTTAAAGTTATTTCTAAATAA
- a CDS encoding response regulator transcription factor yields MRILLVEDDLPLAETLAEGITDQLYTVDIATDGILAWDYLQAIEYDLLLLDVMLPHIDGITLCKQLRSQNYQMPVLMITARDTVSDKIMGLDAGADDYVIKPIDLGELFARIRALLRRGSMSLPPILRWYQLELDPSTYEVKYAHKLIHLTPKEYCILELLLRNGRRVLSRHVIIDHIWSIEDSPEEHTIKVHIRSLRQKLKINGAPENLIETVHGIGYRLGER; encoded by the coding sequence ATGAGAATTCTTTTAGTGGAAGATGACTTACCTTTAGCGGAAACTCTAGCAGAAGGAATTACTGATCAACTTTATACTGTTGATATTGCCACCGATGGAATCTTAGCTTGGGATTATCTTCAAGCTATAGAATACGACTTATTACTTTTAGATGTCATGTTACCTCATATTGATGGCATCACATTATGTAAACAATTGCGATCACAAAATTATCAAATGCCTGTACTAATGATTACGGCACGTGATACAGTAAGTGATAAAATTATGGGTTTAGATGCAGGAGCGGATGATTATGTAATTAAACCCATTGACTTAGGAGAATTATTTGCTCGTATTAGGGCATTATTACGTAGGGGGAGTATGTCACTACCTCCAATTTTGAGATGGTATCAATTAGAATTAGATCCGAGTACCTACGAAGTAAAATATGCTCATAAGCTGATTCACCTAACACCAAAAGAATACTGTATTTTAGAATTACTCTTAAGAAATGGTCGGCGAGTGCTTAGTCGTCATGTAATAATAGATCATATATGGTCAATAGAAGATTCTCCCGAAGAACATACTATAAAAGTACATATTCGTAGCCTGAGACAAAAACTGAAGATAAATGGTGCACCCGAAAACTTAATTGAAACAGTACATGGTATCGGTTATCGTCTTGGAGAAAGATAA
- a CDS encoding phycobilisome rod-core linker polypeptide has translation MASLTEAFINNPIELWANNTEDDLQLVIRAVYKQVLGNAHVMESERLESAESMLRNGNISLRNFVRMVGQSELYQSLFFNSSSAYRFIELNCKHFLGRAPLNQEEISEHVQIYNEQGYEAEINSYIDSEEYNRVFGENIVPFPRNITSQKGVKNVVFNRTISLLGGLATSDNSNKAQLTNSIGANLSPQIKVKSSGIEKAHTNTGKRFKISVRKSGTTPLFKQSNITYTVGYSQLSPQIQNIQKKGGQILSIVEV, from the coding sequence ATGGCAAGTTTAACAGAGGCTTTCATCAATAACCCTATCGAATTATGGGCTAATAATACAGAAGATGACTTACAGTTAGTTATTCGAGCAGTGTATAAGCAAGTTTTAGGTAATGCCCATGTCATGGAAAGTGAACGTTTAGAGAGTGCTGAATCGATGTTACGCAATGGGAATATTTCCCTTCGTAATTTTGTGAGAATGGTTGGTCAATCAGAATTATATCAATCCTTATTTTTTAATTCCAGTTCTGCTTATCGTTTTATTGAATTAAACTGTAAACATTTTCTTGGTCGTGCTCCTTTAAATCAAGAGGAAATTTCCGAACACGTTCAGATTTATAATGAACAAGGTTACGAAGCTGAAATCAATTCTTATATTGATAGTGAGGAATATAATCGTGTTTTTGGGGAAAATATTGTTCCTTTTCCTCGTAATATTACTTCTCAAAAAGGGGTAAAAAATGTCGTTTTCAATCGCACAATATCTTTATTAGGCGGATTAGCTACCAGTGATAATAGTAATAAAGCACAGTTAACTAACTCCATTGGTGCTAATTTATCTCCACAAATTAAAGTTAAATCTTCTGGAATAGAAAAAGCGCATACTAATACGGGTAAAAGATTTAAAATTTCTGTCAGAAAGTCTGGTACAACTCCTTTATTTAAACAAAGTAATATTACTTATACTGTTGGTTATAGTCAACTATCTCCACAAATTCAAAATATTCAGAAAAAAGGAGGACAAATCCTTAGTATTGTTGAAGTTTAA
- a CDS encoding CpeR family transcriptional regulator, translating into MLPPVATKKMETWIRSRHLIYAENCLVFETFDYSTIERFEECVISLGGYLISVEALKKVWRGNHRQVILYQAKANLKTPHHPLKNYWYKNGSFSTKFDEGCCRTFSHY; encoded by the coding sequence ATGTTGCCTCCAGTCGCTACAAAAAAAATGGAGACTTGGATTCGGAGTCGTCATTTAATTTATGCTGAAAATTGTTTAGTATTTGAAACTTTTGATTATTCAACCATAGAAAGATTTGAAGAATGTGTTATTAGTTTGGGCGGATATTTAATTTCTGTGGAAGCCTTAAAAAAAGTCTGGCGAGGAAACCATCGTCAAGTTATTCTCTATCAAGCAAAGGCAAATTTGAAAACACCTCATCATCCTCTGAAAAACTACTGGTATAAAAATGGCAGTTTTTCGACTAAATTTGATGAGGGTTGTTGTCGAACTTTCTCCCATTATTGA